One Algibacter sp. L3A6 genomic region harbors:
- a CDS encoding TonB-dependent receptor has product MRIFVFLFCATMFGFSSNNALSQNAKINITEDQVVTVDEVFKIIKEQSSDYMFIYRQSLFEFFPKVELKKGIIKVDKLLTLALSGGNVDVTMMDDNVILIKEKPIEVNNKEAGEKNYDKVEIKGRVLDINNKPLSDVNVIVAELNIGTFTNKNGEFSLQLPHNNFLLNLSLIGYKIKEIDLALELDLSNINITLKEDLLDLDTVVVTATKTVSREGTSSYKIGSQAMKQVQAMNLADVLSLLPGNKAQQSDLTSTKQANLRSAVASDVNAFGTAIILDGAAISTDANMQTKNASSLDGGKSNVAGGVDLRSITLANVESVEVIAGVASPKYGNLSSGGILVKSKVGKSPYIVSTNVSSTNYQASIAKGYELNNYGVLNSDFSYAYSSGSPTERKLFYQSFNLGLRWKLPVFENLEWNHFTSFRIGHSDDGNRHEPEEVYKNEADVKSTSFQATLSGDFSSSILGKVSYNFSGSLVNQHSYYDTYVINGPFPIIEALESGTYATTYSPNAFNQTRDIKGRPVNVNGRIDAQQHLNLETIDFNFETGLQYTFDDNTGSGRVSTGNIAHSQDIAGSRSTTFEKIPASKTFSAYHQTVIKRTGENSKQQLNLGVRYDNMLERYNLWSPRMSFLSKYNNFTGRAAWGVSYKAPAMVQLYPGRSYIDYINFQYYAENPDERLAIVSTYVYQPTNEHLKPNYSDLKEIGFDWSPAFMNINFTYFKKDMRRGINTTEELILLPKPVYQVASAPEGEQPVVEPTGEVSNIPRTVSVMKNNAFTSTDGVELTLSPEKIKATNTQFNFRYSYLESLVTDKGFDIDKSAYVVGDNSVRYGVYENTLTKAVRSFGTVTLIQHIPSLRFVLTLSAELNFKESSEYIGASLYPFAYYDADGNYVEIPEANRMNLEFADLIRDENTFTTTETPFYSNFNLQIRKESKQGHSFSFYANNAPWYNPTYEFLGSNRRLNSKLSVGFNLTLLIK; this is encoded by the coding sequence ATGCGAATATTTGTATTCTTGTTTTGTGCTACAATGTTTGGCTTTAGTTCTAACAATGCGCTATCTCAAAATGCTAAAATCAATATTACGGAAGACCAAGTAGTTACCGTCGATGAAGTTTTTAAAATTATTAAAGAACAATCTAGCGACTACATGTTTATTTATAGGCAATCTCTATTTGAGTTTTTTCCTAAAGTAGAATTGAAAAAAGGAATTATTAAAGTTGATAAACTTTTAACGTTGGCTTTATCGGGAGGGAATGTTGATGTAACGATGATGGATGATAATGTTATCTTAATTAAAGAGAAACCTATCGAGGTTAATAACAAAGAAGCTGGAGAAAAAAATTATGATAAAGTAGAAATAAAAGGGCGTGTATTAGATATAAATAATAAACCGCTTTCTGATGTTAATGTTATAGTTGCCGAGTTAAATATTGGGACATTTACAAATAAAAACGGTGAGTTTTCGTTACAGTTGCCTCATAATAACTTTCTTTTAAATTTAAGCCTTATTGGTTATAAAATAAAAGAGATTGATTTAGCCTTAGAATTAGATTTATCGAATATAAATATAACACTAAAGGAAGATTTATTAGATTTAGATACGGTAGTGGTTACCGCTACAAAAACAGTGAGTAGAGAGGGGACTTCATCTTATAAAATAGGTAGCCAAGCCATGAAGCAAGTACAAGCCATGAACCTGGCAGACGTGCTAAGTTTACTTCCCGGAAATAAAGCACAACAATCCGATTTAACATCAACCAAACAGGCTAACTTAAGAAGCGCTGTAGCTTCTGATGTAAATGCATTTGGAACGGCAATTATTTTGGATGGAGCAGCAATAAGTACAGATGCAAATATGCAAACAAAAAATGCATCGTCCTTAGATGGGGGGAAATCTAATGTTGCTGGAGGTGTAGATTTAAGAAGTATAACATTAGCAAATGTAGAATCTGTTGAGGTTATAGCAGGTGTGGCATCACCCAAGTATGGGAATTTATCGTCTGGTGGAATTTTAGTGAAAAGTAAAGTAGGTAAATCGCCTTATATCGTCTCGACAAATGTGTCTTCTACAAATTATCAGGCATCTATAGCAAAAGGGTATGAGTTAAATAATTATGGTGTTTTAAACTCTGATTTTTCGTATGCTTATTCCTCTGGTTCTCCTACGGAAAGAAAATTATTTTATCAAAGTTTTAATTTAGGATTGAGATGGAAACTCCCGGTGTTTGAAAATTTAGAATGGAATCATTTTACATCTTTTAGAATTGGTCATTCAGATGATGGAAATCGTCATGAACCTGAAGAGGTTTATAAAAACGAAGCAGATGTAAAAAGCACCTCTTTTCAGGCAACACTTTCGGGAGATTTTTCATCGTCTATTTTAGGGAAAGTAAGCTATAATTTTAGTGGTAGTTTAGTTAATCAACATTCGTATTATGATACGTATGTTATTAATGGCCCTTTTCCAATTATCGAGGCTTTAGAGAGTGGTACTTATGCAACAACCTATTCACCAAATGCATTTAATCAAACTAGAGATATTAAAGGACGCCCTGTTAATGTAAATGGCAGAATAGATGCACAACAACACCTTAATTTAGAAACTATAGATTTTAATTTTGAAACTGGACTGCAATACACTTTCGATGATAATACGGGTAGCGGTAGGGTGTCTACAGGTAATATAGCACACTCACAAGATATTGCAGGTAGTAGATCTACAACTTTTGAAAAAATACCAGCATCTAAAACATTTTCAGCATACCATCAAACTGTAATAAAGCGTACAGGTGAAAATTCTAAACAACAACTTAATTTAGGAGTAAGGTATGATAATATGTTGGAACGTTACAATTTGTGGTCTCCTCGTATGTCTTTTTTGTCAAAATATAATAATTTTACGGGACGAGCGGCTTGGGGTGTATCATATAAAGCGCCGGCTATGGTGCAACTTTACCCTGGTCGATCTTATATTGATTATATTAATTTTCAGTATTACGCCGAAAATCCAGACGAGCGTTTGGCTATAGTTAGTACTTATGTTTACCAACCTACGAACGAGCATTTAAAACCTAATTATTCCGATTTAAAAGAAATAGGATTCGATTGGTCCCCAGCCTTCATGAATATCAATTTCACCTATTTTAAAAAAGATATGCGCCGTGGGATTAACACAACAGAAGAATTGATATTACTTCCAAAACCTGTTTATCAAGTAGCAAGTGCTCCCGAGGGCGAACAACCGGTAGTTGAGCCTACAGGAGAAGTAAGTAATATTCCAAGAACGGTAAGTGTTATGAAAAATAATGCCTTTACATCTACCGATGGTGTTGAGCTTACATTGAGCCCAGAAAAAATAAAAGCAACCAATACTCAATTTAATTTTAGATATAGTTACTTAGAAAGTTTGGTTACGGATAAAGGATTTGATATTGATAAATCTGCGTACGTTGTTGGTGATAATTCTGTGCGTTACGGGGTGTACGAAAACACATTAACAAAAGCCGTTAGAAGTTTTGGTACGGTAACATTAATACAACATATTCCGTCTTTGAGATTTGTATTAACCCTTTCTGCAGAATTAAACTTTAAAGAAAGTAGCGAGTATATAGGAGCTAGCTTATATCCATTTGCATATTATGATGCCGATGGGAATTATGTTGAAATCCCTGAAGCAAACAGAATGAATTTAGAATTCGCTGATTTAATTAGAGATGAAAATACCTTTACCACCACAGAAACACCTTTCTATAGCAATTTTAATTTACAAATACGTAAAGAATCTAAACAAGGACATTCGTTTAGTTTCTACGCAAATAATGCGCCGTGGTATAATCCAACTTACGAGTTTTTAGGAAGTAATAGAAGACTTAACAGTAAGCTTTCAGTAGGTTTTAATCTCACCTTATTAATTAAATAA
- a CDS encoding DUF6850 family outer membrane beta-barrel protein produces MNQANLGKFSYGEGKYLYSEGALRHPQEYKKQNGLYVETASLAPLESTNWILYGGLEYLNSRKEEVENNLTYGIKEYGSPYYFFQETTGLWNHQNYNFQVSGANSINSKLTLGGYLNYDTNFYFRKTDTRNELTALKILAKVALSYKLNQKHMLSLALSNEFFKTDSELGNKFPENNTEATANYYLNTGLGSYIKNIDNGFESKRSIPNLQLQWLFKHNNSDLSIESSTGYGLERWIDKNIVRVEENDELTKYNFFRERLNIYYNSYKTNKLVALSLNAEYLKGKAKVWDENGAYYNQNFTSTSYRVKTEGNILFYNQFLNKLSIGVNYYNKKQLDLNYAYQFDYQYLESEISLGINKKLSQKAAFFTDLGVLYHLVLDMEHDPFAANNIFVDWIGNKVANYTDIDTFNVNTKIGVDFALKHNNKLEFSITGDYLKATSLSSSEVSYFSKNEDYLSLVAGLKLYF; encoded by the coding sequence TTGAATCAAGCAAACCTTGGTAAGTTTTCTTATGGAGAAGGAAAATATTTGTATTCAGAAGGCGCATTAAGGCATCCACAAGAATATAAAAAACAAAACGGTTTGTATGTGGAAACAGCATCTTTAGCTCCTTTAGAAAGCACTAATTGGATTCTATATGGTGGCTTGGAGTACCTAAACTCTCGAAAAGAAGAGGTGGAAAATAATCTAACTTATGGAATAAAGGAGTATGGATCTCCTTATTACTTTTTTCAAGAAACCACAGGGTTATGGAACCATCAAAACTATAATTTTCAAGTTAGTGGCGCTAATAGCATTAACTCTAAACTAACTTTAGGTGGGTATTTAAATTATGATACCAACTTTTATTTTAGAAAAACAGATACTAGAAACGAGCTAACGGCATTAAAAATTTTAGCTAAGGTAGCGTTAAGCTATAAACTAAACCAAAAGCACATGTTAAGTTTAGCTTTAAGCAATGAGTTTTTTAAAACAGATTCTGAACTTGGTAATAAATTTCCTGAAAACAATACAGAAGCTACTGCTAATTACTATTTAAATACGGGGTTAGGGTCTTACATTAAAAATATTGATAATGGTTTCGAAAGTAAACGAAGTATACCAAACTTACAATTACAATGGCTTTTTAAACATAATAATTCAGATTTGTCAATAGAAAGTTCTACTGGTTACGGACTAGAGCGTTGGATAGATAAAAATATTGTTAGAGTAGAAGAAAATGATGAGTTAACTAAATATAATTTTTTTAGAGAACGGTTAAATATTTACTACAATAGTTATAAAACAAATAAGCTTGTAGCATTGAGTTTAAATGCAGAGTACTTAAAAGGAAAAGCAAAAGTATGGGATGAAAATGGAGCTTACTATAATCAAAATTTTACGAGCACAAGTTATCGTGTTAAAACTGAAGGGAATATTTTATTTTATAATCAGTTTTTAAATAAGTTAAGTATAGGCGTAAATTATTATAATAAAAAGCAATTGGATTTGAATTATGCTTACCAGTTTGATTATCAGTATTTGGAGTCAGAGATATCTTTAGGGATAAATAAAAAGCTTTCTCAAAAAGCAGCGTTTTTTACAGATCTGGGGGTTTTATATCATTTGGTATTAGATATGGAACACGATCCCTTTGCTGCAAATAATATTTTTGTAGACTGGATAGGTAATAAGGTCGCTAATTATACAGATATTGATACGTTTAATGTTAATACCAAAATAGGAGTAGATTTTGCTCTTAAACACAATAATAAATTAGAGTTTTCTATAACTGGAGATTATTTAAAAGCAACCAGTTTATCAAGTAGTGAGGTAAGTTATTTTTCTAAAAACGAAGATTATTTAAGTTTAGTGGCAGGGCTAAAATTATATTTTTAA
- a CDS encoding FecR family protein produces MKDKSAKELETSNLFSEEEKEDILKRLTEEDKIESRLHLKSKIDSKADWQIIKSKLVMPKKTYRWQYAAAAAIVLGVLSSTYFLKGNSLGNNINAPIIVDNQIEPGIDKALLTLESGEVVELVKGVKYEAEYLKTEGEELVYQENLKKQVVEEEISFNYLSIPKGGQFQITLEDGTHVWLNSESKLKYPVYFIKGNPRLVELVYGEAYFDVSPSTNHNGAKFQVISKGQNVEVLGTEFNIKAYQDEVNIYTTLVEGKVEVSSGEIKENLIPKQQSILNIENNVFAIAHVNVYNEIAWKDGVFNFENKRLKDIMMVLSRWYDIDVAFEKKDLETQKFIGALKKNYSIEKILTIFQKANIINSYEINKKSVIIK; encoded by the coding sequence TTGAAAGATAAAAGCGCTAAGGAATTAGAGACTTCTAATTTGTTTTCTGAAGAAGAAAAAGAAGATATTTTAAAAAGACTTACAGAAGAAGATAAAATAGAATCGAGATTACATCTTAAATCAAAAATAGATAGTAAAGCAGATTGGCAAATTATAAAGTCTAAACTAGTTATGCCTAAAAAAACGTACCGCTGGCAGTATGCGGCAGCAGCAGCAATTGTTCTAGGAGTGCTATCATCAACGTACTTTTTAAAAGGAAATAGTTTAGGTAATAATATAAACGCACCTATTATTGTCGATAATCAAATAGAACCAGGTATCGATAAGGCTTTATTAACCTTGGAGAGCGGAGAAGTTGTAGAATTGGTTAAAGGCGTAAAGTATGAAGCTGAATACTTAAAAACTGAAGGAGAAGAACTTGTTTATCAAGAAAATCTAAAAAAACAAGTCGTAGAAGAGGAAATCTCTTTTAACTATTTAAGTATTCCAAAAGGAGGGCAATTTCAAATTACGCTTGAAGATGGTACACATGTATGGTTAAATTCAGAATCTAAATTAAAATATCCTGTATATTTTATAAAAGGAAACCCACGTTTGGTAGAACTTGTTTACGGTGAGGCATATTTTGATGTATCTCCAAGTACCAATCATAACGGCGCCAAATTCCAGGTTATAAGTAAGGGACAAAATGTAGAAGTGTTAGGTACAGAATTTAATATTAAAGCTTATCAAGATGAGGTTAATATCTACACAACTTTAGTAGAAGGAAAAGTAGAAGTGAGTTCTGGTGAGATAAAAGAAAACTTAATACCTAAACAGCAATCGATTTTAAATATAGAAAACAATGTTTTCGCCATAGCTCATGTTAACGTTTATAACGAAATAGCATGGAAGGATGGTGTATTCAATTTTGAAAATAAAAGACTTAAAGATATCATGATGGTGCTTTCTAGATGGTATGATATAGATGTTGCTTTCGAGAAAAAAGATTTAGAAACACAAAAATTTATAGGAGCCTTAAAAAAGAATTATAGTATTGAAAAAATACTAACCATTTTTCAGAAAGCCAATATTATTAATTCTTATGAGATTAATAAAAAGTCTGTAATTATAAAATAA
- a CDS encoding DUF4876 domain-containing protein encodes MKKTILKRLGLTKLIAAFLLIGISTACSDDDAVANLGDLQVQIELASGLSDISLDGIEITATHTVDNSILSLTTSADGLVTFSNISVGTYTVIASKSTDDYTLSGTANNITVMKQVTTTEIVEVNAVNQDGGLVIKEVYSAGSGYITLFKDAFVEIFNNSSETLYADGMYIANLFGDTGVSGDTALSTVLTDDTYVYTDVMSQIPGVGTDYPVEPGKSIVIALNAVDYKEGSANPDGELDNTDATLEHYSIDWLEAQGRSGNSFFEFDNPAVANMTNIYMFDETNFFRLGTASASVVLVSNEAVFSDSDIVDYTEPGSTSTFKLMKISIDQVVDGVDILDNSGAADYKRIPASVDGGFTYVNADGAISYTGLSSRRKIDEVASARFGRTILLDTNNSTVDFEAIDFPDKYGYNN; translated from the coding sequence ATGAAAAAAACAATTTTAAAAAGATTAGGTTTAACAAAACTAATAGCAGCTTTTTTGTTAATTGGGATATCAACGGCATGTAGTGATGATGATGCAGTGGCAAATTTAGGAGATTTACAAGTTCAAATAGAATTGGCTAGTGGTCTTAGTGATATTTCTTTAGATGGTATAGAAATTACAGCAACCCATACTGTAGATAATTCTATTTTAAGTTTAACAACTAGTGCGGACGGTTTGGTAACGTTTTCAAACATTTCAGTAGGTACATACACTGTAATAGCTTCAAAATCCACAGATGACTATACTTTAAGTGGTACAGCAAATAATATTACTGTTATGAAACAAGTAACAACAACCGAAATTGTTGAGGTTAATGCAGTTAATCAAGATGGAGGTTTAGTTATTAAAGAAGTGTATTCTGCGGGCTCAGGGTACATCACTTTATTTAAAGATGCTTTTGTTGAAATTTTTAATAATTCATCTGAGACTTTATATGCAGATGGCATGTATATCGCAAATTTATTTGGAGATACAGGTGTTTCTGGAGATACCGCATTATCTACAGTTTTAACAGATGACACTTATGTTTACACAGATGTAATGAGCCAAATACCAGGAGTAGGAACCGATTATCCGGTAGAGCCAGGTAAAAGTATTGTAATAGCATTAAATGCTGTTGATTATAAAGAAGGAAGTGCAAATCCAGATGGAGAGTTAGATAATACAGACGCTACGCTAGAACATTATTCAATAGATTGGTTAGAGGCTCAAGGGCGTAGTGGGAATTCTTTTTTTGAATTCGATAACCCAGCAGTTGCAAATATGACTAATATTTACATGTTTGATGAAACTAATTTTTTTAGATTAGGTACTGCTTCAGCTAGTGTAGTTTTAGTTAGTAATGAAGCTGTTTTTAGCGACTCGGATATTGTAGATTATACAGAGCCAGGATCGACATCTACTTTTAAATTAATGAAAATTTCTATTGATCAGGTTGTTGATGGTGTTGATATTTTAGATAATTCTGGTGCGGCAGACTATAAGCGTATACCAGCTTCTGTTGATGGTGGTTTTACTTATGTAAATGCAGATGGAGCAATTTCTTACACGGGGTTAAGTTCTAGAAGAAAAATTGACGAAGTAGCTAGTGCTCGTTTTGGTAGAACTATTTTGTTAGACACAAATAATTCAACGGTAGATTTTGAAGCAATAGATTTTCCAGATAAATATGGTTACAACAACTAA